In the genome of Marinomonas algicola, the window ATAAATGTTTCTCAAGTTTCTCCTCCTCACGAAACATGGCCACTCTCATTGAGCGTTGCACACCTTCCATAACAGCATCAGGATCGACATTAGATGTCTGTCTTAAACGAGTAAATTCTTTAATACCGGCTGTAAAAATATTCTCTATGCCATCAACCGATCTACCATCTACAGTAATTTGACGATACAACTGGCTTAAATCCATTCCGGACCAAAACAAGTCTTCAAACGTTTTGCGAACCGCCTTCGCTTTACGCAAAACACGCGTTCTTTGAAAAATAATAACCCAAGAAACAACCGACGCCGTTAATAACAACAACATTACTAACTGAACGACGACACTTGCACTTGCAATAAGTCCCCAAATTGACATTCTATACCTCTAAGTTAAATCTGATGGCAACTGATAATTAAAATGCTCATATGCCCGTTTGGTAACTTGACGACCTCTTGGCGTCCTCATTATAAACCCTTGCTGTATTAAGAAAGGCTCAACTACGTCTTCAATTGTATCTCTATCTTCTCCAATAGCCGCAGCAATATTATCTAGACCTACAGGCCGCCCGTCAAATTTCTCAATCATAGTCAATAACATACGACGATCAAGGTGATCAAAACCTTGAGAGTCAACACTCAACATATCGAGAGCGCGTTTAGCAATAACGTCACCCACACACAACTCACCCTTGACCTGCGCAACATCTCTTACTCTGCGCAATAGACGATTAGCAATTCTTGGGGTGCCTCTTGATCTACGCGCTACTTCAAAGCTTCCAGCCTGATCCATCTCAATACCAAGCTTCTTTGCTGAGCGACTCACAATGGAGGTTAACGACTCAACATTGTAAAACTCTAAACGCTGAACAATACCAAACCTATCTCGCAAAGGCGATGTTAATAATCCCGCTCTTGTCGTCGCACCAATCAAAGTAAATGGCGGTATCTCAATTTTTATGGAACGCGCAGCCGGGCCTTCGCCTATCATAATGTCTAGCTGGTAATCCTCCATCGCAGGATACAGAACCTCTTCAATAGCTGGATTTAATCTATGTATCTCATCAATAAAAAGAACATCGCCCTCATTTAGGTTCGTTAACAAAGCGGCCAAATCTCCAGCTCTTTCAAGAACAGGCCCGGAAGTCGTTTTTATCTCAACCCCCATTTCATTTGCAATAATATTGGCTAACGTTGTCTTCCCAAGACCCGGCGGGCCAAAGATCAAAGAATGATCAAGCGCTTCATTACGCTGCTTAGCCGCCTGGATAAAAATCTCCATTTGCTCACGAACAACTGGCTGCCCAATGTATTCCGACAAACTTTGGGGACGAATTGCTCTATCATGATGAAATTCACTTGTTTTTGGCTCAGCCGAAATAATGCGATCAGATTCAATCATCAATTAGCCTTTCTAAGCATATTCTTTAATGCCGCTTTTATGACATCTTCGCTTGTTGCATTAGACATTGGAATAAGCGCAATGGCTTTTGAGGCTTCTTGTGGTTTATAGCCTAATGAAATGAGCGCAGACTCGGCCTCTTGCCTTGGATCTGCCTGAACCTGTTTAAGTACAGCGGGGGTAGAAAAAAGATCTTGTTTTGCGGCTTGACCTAGTTTGTCCCTTAGCTCCACAATTAATCTTTCAGCTGTCTTTTTACCAACACCAGGTATGCCTGTCAGGGCGGTAACATCGGACTCCTGAACAAATTTAACCAATTCATCTGATGACATACTCGACAATATAGCCAATGCCATTTTAGGGCCAATCCCATTGACTTTAATTAAAATACGAAAGAGCGCTCTTTCTGATTTATCAATAAATGCATACAAAG includes:
- the ruvB gene encoding Holliday junction branch migration DNA helicase RuvB — translated: MIESDRIISAEPKTSEFHHDRAIRPQSLSEYIGQPVVREQMEIFIQAAKQRNEALDHSLIFGPPGLGKTTLANIIANEMGVEIKTTSGPVLERAGDLAALLTNLNEGDVLFIDEIHRLNPAIEEVLYPAMEDYQLDIMIGEGPAARSIKIEIPPFTLIGATTRAGLLTSPLRDRFGIVQRLEFYNVESLTSIVSRSAKKLGIEMDQAGSFEVARRSRGTPRIANRLLRRVRDVAQVKGELCVGDVIAKRALDMLSVDSQGFDHLDRRMLLTMIEKFDGRPVGLDNIAAAIGEDRDTIEDVVEPFLIQQGFIMRTPRGRQVTKRAYEHFNYQLPSDLT
- the tolQ gene encoding protein TolQ translates to MSIWGLIASASVVVQLVMLLLLTASVVSWVIIFQRTRVLRKAKAVRKTFEDLFWSGMDLSQLYRQITVDGRSVDGIENIFTAGIKEFTRLRQTSNVDPDAVMEGVQRSMRVAMFREEEKLEKHLSFLATVGSTSPYVGLFGTVWGIMHSFIGLAEVQQATLATVAPGIAEALIATAIGLAAAIPAVISYNRFAAVSDSLSSSYENFSDEFASILHRKVHVRDGGVA
- the ruvA gene encoding Holliday junction branch migration protein RuvA; translated protein: MIGRLVGKLVEKMPPDLLVDVGGVGYELSASMTTFYELPSVGGQVVLYTHFQVKEDAQTLYAFIDKSERALFRILIKVNGIGPKMALAILSSMSSDELVKFVQESDVTALTGIPGVGKKTAERLIVELRDKLGQAAKQDLFSTPAVLKQVQADPRQEAESALISLGYKPQEASKAIALIPMSNATSEDVIKAALKNMLRKAN